The window CTAAAAACATCTCATCTATAATGGCTTGATTCAGAGAGAGATATACTCTAACTCAAGGGGAGTTCTGTTGATTAACATTTTTGTATGTGTTTTATCcagaaaagcaaaaaaaaaataaaaaatattgaaaggaATAATTATTCTTGAATGATATTTTCCTTTTTTGATAAATAATGTTCATTAAAATATAGATTTCTGTGTTGATAGACTACTAATATTTATGATAAGATCTATACTAAGTCTAGatatgatattcttatttaaaatagcttaaAAAATCTAGGGCAAAGAGAGCTTATAAATAAGATTGAATAGATGTTGCGATTGATTGATGAATATAGATGTCGCAGGACAGCAAATACGGAAGTTGGTGATTTATTTTGAAGAGGTCAAGTGCTCAAGTCAAGGCTTATTATTGTGTTGTCTTGGAGCGTTGAAGACAAGCAAACACAACACCTAATCACAGTGCTGCTTACAGTGTTATTCATAAAATAGAATTTCGGCTTCACAGAAGTTGCATCCCttgttatttgattatttttgtgaTACGAGTTTTGAATGCACTTTTTTCCCTCATTTTATTAAGGAagttaacttttttttattaataattatttcgtTTGTGTAAATTGACAATATTTTCTAGTGAATCTTTTGGCTCGAGGCACCACACAAGTGTGTACAATTGTACATGATTAATTCTATCTTATTTTATTCATCAAAAATGATTATacgttaaattaaattattccatTGTATATTATGTTAAAGTATTATAACACTACACAcaacatttatatataattcacgtaattatctatttatttaatattttatgtaaaactcatttaaaaaaatattaatacgAGTTATATGCTATATCCATAGTTCAGAAAATGACTAATACGAGTTAGTACAAATCAATCATTCACCCTTATTGTCAGTCTCAATATTCCTAATATTATTTGATAGCTACACGTAGCTGGTCTTTAAATACTCTAGCAACCCTTGATTACTCGTCTCCAAATATTAAGTAACAAGTACTCGTCGTTCTCTTGAGTAAACATGTACAATCAGGCCCAAGACACTGCAACACGTCCGAGTCACGCTGTGGAAGCCTCCACCGACCCGAGACACGAGCCGGTGCGATCACGGTGGACGCCAAAGCCTGAACAAACCCTCTTTCTTGAATCAATCTTCAACAGCGGGATGGTCAATCCATCCAAAAACGAGACTGTGAGGATCCGAAAGATGCTCGAGAAGTTCGGATCCGTCGGCGACGCCAATGTCTTCTACTGGTTCCAGAACCGCCGCTCCCGGTCGCGCCGTAGGCAGCGACAAATCCAGGAAAGCCTCGCCACGGGAGAGCCGCAGCGGGGGATTCAGAGTGAAAAGAGAGCCGTGGCAGCTGGTGGATTTGCACCAAATTCTTTTTGTATCAACACAGATTCCTGCAGTTTGGTGGACTCGGGCTCTTCCTCATCTCGCGGGATTAGTACTGATCATTATTTTTTCTCGTACCCGGGACTTCAAGAACTTGGCGGCCAAAACTCAATCTTTGGACACTCCGATGCTACGAATTCGCAATACCAAtctggtatatatatatatatttcttatgTCTAACCATCATATCACGCAGCAGTAGCTGTGAAAATTGtgataaattaataagtatGTTAAAATCTCATGCATGTCATGATATAATTATTCATTATCAaccaattgtttttaattaacatATGCAGCCCCAATTAAATTATTGAGCTTTTATAAGATGGAAGATCAAACTTCATCCCACTTCCATGAAAACTAGCTTTGTTGCAATCATATGCACACAATAAAAAATGTAGTTGAATTGCAATTTAAAGCATACGGCGTTCTTTGAGTATCGTttagttaaatatatattatgtgattttctagaggtttttttttgggtatatTTCAGAGTATTCATCTATTCAATATACCAACGTAGATTTTTTTTTAGTCAGTTgcataaattcaaattttcaatttaaacaatttagttttttgttgaaaatattcagaattttaattttttgtcgAAATAATATAACCATTAACTACAATAATTCAAATCAATTACGTACATAtctcatataaattttatatttcagGAGTGATTACAGTGTTTGTAAATGGAGTAGCAACAGATGTGAGTAGGGGGCCTTTTGATATTAAGGAAATGTTTGGGGGAGACTTTGTGTTATTTCATTCGTCAGGGATGCCATTGCAAG of the Primulina huaijiensis isolate GDHJ02 chromosome 1, ASM1229523v2, whole genome shotgun sequence genome contains:
- the LOC140958407 gene encoding WUSCHEL-related homeobox 11-like, translated to MYNQAQDTATRPSHAVEASTDPRHEPVRSRWTPKPEQTLFLESIFNSGMVNPSKNETVRIRKMLEKFGSVGDANVFYWFQNRRSRSRRRQRQIQESLATGEPQRGIQSEKRAVAAGGFAPNSFCINTDSCSLVDSGSSSSRGISTDHYFFSYPGLQELGGQNSIFGHSDATNSQYQSGVITVFVNGVATDVSRGPFDIKEMFGGDFVLFHSSGMPLQVNEYGFLVHSLQHGESYFLVPRNS